The proteins below are encoded in one region of Berryella intestinalis:
- a CDS encoding peptidoglycan D,D-transpeptidase FtsI family protein, whose product MARKTTRTGRESEAADRSPKGGRLVVRDSSRTYWAIVPFLAIAAVFFLRLFYLDVIVADEYSRQAQEARTSKIVVEAPRGTIYDRNHNVLAISVDATTIYANPSEIDDVQATAAQLATVLGGQADDYAAKMGNRNLQFSYIKQKADVSVADKVRELGLKGIYFLADSKRSYPYGQVGGQLVGACNTEVDEQTKEEYLTGISGLEYYYNDVLSGKPGYYEAEYAQNGSPIPGAVHQSVAAEEGQDIVTSIDIEMQRTLELKLALGLYQVGTESGTSVIMDGGTGEIYAAASYPLFNPADRSTVAEGSMQLKAVSHLIEPGSVFKTATAMAILETDTMTPSDTVYAPASISADGYVISDAHERGDTVYSLRQIMQYSSNVGISLSAEKMGFDKLYDHIKKYNLNSPTGVDYPGEQTGYMVDFADWSRVVGYNVSFGQGISLTPLQITRFYGALVNDGVECTPHFLIGMSNAEDMPDWEGQKEKVIENTAAIADMTSMLKTVVTDGTGKRAAIEGYNVAGKTSTAEIYDEVNGGYLKGVYNLCFAGYIADSSSQLVCFVGADNVPSDSAVTFIFHDIMTEAINRYNIVSE is encoded by the coding sequence ATGGCACGCAAGACGACCCGAACCGGGCGCGAGAGCGAAGCTGCCGACAGGTCCCCCAAGGGGGGCCGTCTTGTTGTTCGGGACTCGTCGCGCACGTACTGGGCGATCGTTCCGTTCCTGGCCATAGCCGCGGTGTTCTTCCTTCGCCTGTTCTATCTCGACGTGATCGTGGCCGACGAGTACTCGAGGCAGGCCCAGGAGGCGCGCACGTCGAAGATCGTCGTCGAGGCCCCGCGCGGCACCATTTACGATCGCAACCATAACGTGCTTGCCATCAGCGTCGATGCCACGACGATCTATGCGAATCCCTCCGAGATCGACGACGTGCAGGCAACCGCCGCCCAGCTGGCGACGGTTCTGGGGGGCCAGGCTGACGACTACGCCGCGAAGATGGGAAACCGCAACCTCCAGTTCTCCTACATCAAGCAGAAGGCCGACGTGTCGGTGGCCGACAAGGTGAGGGAGCTGGGGCTCAAGGGGATCTACTTCCTCGCCGATTCCAAGCGCTCGTATCCTTACGGCCAGGTCGGAGGCCAGCTGGTGGGCGCGTGCAACACCGAGGTGGACGAGCAGACCAAAGAAGAGTACCTCACGGGCATCTCGGGCCTCGAGTACTACTACAACGACGTTCTATCGGGAAAACCCGGTTACTACGAGGCGGAATACGCCCAGAACGGATCGCCCATCCCCGGTGCGGTCCATCAGTCGGTGGCCGCCGAAGAGGGCCAAGACATCGTCACCTCCATCGACATCGAGATGCAGCGGACCCTCGAGCTGAAGCTCGCCTTGGGACTGTACCAGGTGGGCACCGAATCGGGCACGTCGGTGATCATGGACGGGGGCACGGGCGAGATCTACGCCGCCGCGTCGTACCCGCTGTTCAACCCCGCGGACCGCTCGACGGTGGCCGAGGGGTCGATGCAGCTCAAGGCGGTCTCGCATCTCATCGAGCCGGGCTCGGTGTTCAAAACCGCCACGGCCATGGCGATTCTGGAAACGGATACCATGACCCCGAGCGACACGGTGTACGCCCCCGCCTCGATCTCGGCGGACGGCTACGTGATATCCGACGCGCATGAGCGAGGCGACACGGTGTACAGCCTGCGCCAGATCATGCAGTACTCGTCCAACGTCGGCATCTCGCTGTCGGCCGAGAAGATGGGCTTCGACAAGTTGTACGACCACATAAAGAAGTACAACCTGAACTCCCCGACGGGCGTGGACTACCCGGGCGAGCAGACCGGCTATATGGTGGACTTCGCCGACTGGAGCCGCGTGGTGGGCTACAACGTCAGCTTCGGCCAGGGCATATCGCTCACCCCGCTGCAGATCACGCGGTTCTACGGCGCCCTGGTCAACGACGGCGTCGAGTGCACGCCGCACTTCCTCATCGGCATGTCGAACGCCGAGGACATGCCCGATTGGGAGGGCCAGAAGGAGAAGGTGATCGAGAACACGGCCGCGATCGCCGATATGACCAGCATGCTGAAGACCGTCGTCACGGACGGAACGGGCAAGCGCGCGGCCATAGAGGGCTACAACGTGGCCGGGAAAACCTCGACGGCCGAGATCTACGACGAGGTGAACGGCGGGTACCTCAAAGGGGTGTACAACCTGTGCTTCGCGGGCTACATCGCCGATTCTTCCAGCCAGTTGGTATGTTTTGTGGGAGCCGACAACGTGCCTTCCGATAGCGCCGTTACCTTCATCTTTCACGATATAATGACCGAGGCTATCAATCGCTACAACATCGTATCTGAGTGA
- a CDS encoding UDP-N-acetylmuramoyl-L-alanyl-D-glutamate--2,6-diaminopimelate ligase, translating into MTKTCSQLFDGFEHTVLGNANEEVAGLAYSSGKVSPGDAFFCIVGLKVDGHSFAQDAIDHGAKVIVCERKVYLADATDVTEIIVSDTRKAMAHAAARFYDDPSRSFSLVGITGTNGKTTTTYLVEQIAKSAGKRTGVIGTVGIRVGADSFKAEHTTPESSDLQKTFAQMREARADVVAMEVSSHALDLLRTWETSFAVTAFSNLTQDHLDYHHTFEAYFEAKALLFSKDYPAKRVVCIDDKWGKELLRRCNANDDNVVSTGFDPSAQIHPVEVTYAPTHTELLLDVRGQRVRFSYPLVGKFNVSNVMLAFGIALQLGIPVESIARALEDAPQVPGRLERVSVPNDGGVSVFVDYAHTPDALEKAMRSIANITEGRTIVVFGCGGNRDSAKRSIMGKEALQADFAVVTSDNPRNEDPLAIIEDIVQGMGSDPSAYAVEPDRRAAIALAIAHAKPGDSILVAGKGHEDYQLVGDQVLSFDDRVVAAEELKRAFGAEQGEA; encoded by the coding sequence ATGACCAAAACGTGTTCCCAGTTGTTCGACGGTTTCGAGCACACCGTTCTAGGAAACGCAAACGAGGAGGTCGCAGGGCTCGCCTACAGCAGCGGCAAGGTTTCGCCGGGGGATGCGTTTTTCTGCATCGTCGGCCTGAAGGTGGACGGCCACTCGTTCGCGCAAGACGCCATCGACCACGGGGCGAAGGTCATCGTGTGCGAGCGCAAGGTGTATTTGGCCGACGCGACCGACGTCACCGAGATCATCGTCTCGGACACCCGCAAGGCCATGGCGCATGCGGCGGCCCGGTTCTACGACGACCCTTCGCGCAGCTTCTCGCTCGTGGGCATCACGGGTACGAACGGCAAGACCACTACGACCTACCTGGTCGAGCAGATCGCCAAGAGCGCGGGCAAGCGCACGGGCGTCATCGGCACGGTGGGCATCCGCGTCGGGGCCGACAGCTTCAAAGCCGAGCACACCACGCCCGAATCGTCCGACCTGCAAAAGACGTTCGCCCAGATGCGCGAGGCGCGGGCCGACGTCGTGGCGATGGAGGTCAGCTCGCACGCGCTCGATCTGCTGCGCACCTGGGAGACCAGTTTCGCCGTCACGGCATTTTCCAACCTCACGCAGGACCACCTGGACTACCATCACACGTTCGAGGCGTATTTCGAGGCCAAGGCGCTACTGTTCTCGAAGGACTATCCCGCCAAGCGCGTGGTGTGCATCGACGACAAGTGGGGCAAAGAGCTTTTGCGCCGCTGCAACGCAAACGACGACAACGTGGTTTCGACGGGCTTCGATCCGTCGGCCCAGATCCATCCGGTCGAGGTGACCTACGCGCCCACCCATACCGAGCTTCTGCTCGACGTGCGCGGCCAGCGCGTGCGGTTCAGCTACCCGCTTGTGGGCAAGTTCAACGTGAGCAACGTGATGTTGGCGTTCGGTATTGCCCTTCAACTGGGAATTCCGGTCGAAAGCATCGCGCGGGCGCTGGAAGACGCGCCGCAGGTTCCCGGCCGCCTCGAGCGCGTGAGCGTTCCCAACGACGGGGGCGTTTCGGTGTTCGTCGACTACGCCCACACTCCCGATGCGCTGGAAAAGGCCATGCGCTCCATCGCCAACATCACCGAGGGACGCACCATCGTGGTGTTCGGCTGCGGGGGAAACCGCGACTCAGCGAAGCGCTCCATCATGGGCAAAGAGGCTCTGCAGGCCGACTTCGCCGTGGTGACGTCGGACAACCCGCGCAACGAGGATCCGCTGGCCATCATCGAGGACATCGTGCAGGGGATGGGGTCGGACCCGTCCGCCTATGCGGTCGAGCCCGATCGCCGCGCGGCCATCGCGCTGGCCATCGCGCATGCGAAGCCGGGCGATTCCATCCTGGTGGCGGGGAAGGGACACGAGGACTACCAGCTGGTGGGCGATCAGGTTCTGTCGTTCGACGACCGCGTCGTGGCCGCCGAAGAGCTGAAGCGCGCGTTCGGCGCGGAGCAGGGCGAGGCGTAG
- the asnB gene encoding asparagine synthase (glutamine-hydrolyzing) produces the protein MCGFVGFTAVDFDERANRDVVKDMADRIIHRGPDDEGYFVNDDIAMGFRRLSIIDLEGSRQPMQNADATVTVTFNGEIYNFQELRSELQGMGYTFVTNGDTETIVHGYEAWGTGVFERLRGMFAIAIWDDAKKRLVCARDIFGIKPFYYQHDGERLIYGSEIKAFLAHPKFRKAVNRAMLPQYLCFEYMNDSQTMFEGVHKLLPGHFMVFEQGRLDIECFYRITYKIDESKSLDEWADIVRDTFDESVRAHEIADVEVGSFLSGGIDSSLAAYAMGQHHAEGVKTFSVGYEIGCEDKLAEIAEQSDFEIKLDELADSSSFAAWAGLPNFETRVSAKEFLDIVPTEQYHMDEPLGAPSAIPLYFVSQLARKQVKVVQSGEGADELFGGYWIYHDQYEFSKYLSVPRPLRALAGAVAEKLPPFHGRRFLMRGSGGPEKSYQRTSMNYMWDEIPSVLKGYAGPCKPWEWARPHFEEAAKQNTDIITQTQYVDMVSYMPFDICLKADKMSMAHSIELRVPFLDKKVLDVALQLPTVCRVDDTHSKYALRVAASKLGFQKKVANMPKQPFITPLTVWLQTDLFYDRIKEAFTGEAAHEFFNVDYLMRMLDDHKSASFSTTEGRGKLKMMRIWNIYCFLCWYEVFFGESSKKLAPKTQVA, from the coding sequence ATGTGTGGATTCGTAGGCTTCACCGCGGTCGATTTCGACGAGCGGGCCAACCGCGACGTCGTCAAGGACATGGCGGACCGCATCATCCATCGCGGCCCCGATGACGAGGGCTATTTCGTGAACGACGACATCGCGATGGGATTCAGGCGCCTGTCGATCATCGATCTGGAGGGAAGCCGTCAGCCCATGCAGAACGCAGACGCCACGGTGACGGTCACCTTCAACGGCGAGATCTATAATTTCCAGGAGCTGCGCTCCGAGCTCCAGGGCATGGGCTACACGTTCGTCACCAACGGCGACACCGAAACCATCGTTCACGGCTACGAGGCGTGGGGAACGGGCGTCTTCGAGCGGCTTCGCGGCATGTTCGCCATCGCTATCTGGGACGATGCGAAGAAGCGCCTGGTATGCGCGCGCGACATCTTCGGCATCAAGCCCTTCTACTACCAGCATGACGGCGAGCGGCTCATCTACGGGTCGGAGATCAAGGCGTTTCTGGCGCACCCGAAGTTCCGCAAGGCCGTGAACCGCGCGATGCTGCCCCAGTACCTGTGCTTCGAGTACATGAACGACTCCCAGACCATGTTCGAAGGGGTCCACAAGCTTCTGCCCGGCCACTTCATGGTGTTCGAGCAGGGGCGCCTCGACATCGAGTGCTTCTATCGCATCACGTACAAGATCGACGAGTCGAAGAGCCTCGACGAGTGGGCCGACATCGTGCGCGACACCTTCGACGAATCCGTCCGCGCCCACGAGATAGCCGACGTCGAGGTGGGCAGCTTTTTGTCGGGGGGCATCGACTCGTCGCTTGCCGCCTACGCGATGGGCCAGCACCATGCCGAGGGCGTCAAGACGTTTTCGGTCGGATACGAAATCGGGTGCGAGGACAAGCTGGCCGAAATCGCCGAGCAGTCCGATTTCGAGATCAAGCTCGACGAGCTGGCCGATTCCAGCAGTTTCGCGGCGTGGGCGGGCCTTCCCAATTTCGAGACGCGCGTGTCGGCCAAGGAGTTTCTGGATATCGTCCCCACCGAGCAGTACCACATGGACGAACCGTTGGGAGCTCCGAGCGCCATCCCCCTGTACTTCGTGTCGCAGCTGGCGCGCAAGCAGGTGAAGGTGGTGCAGTCGGGCGAGGGCGCCGACGAGCTGTTCGGCGGATACTGGATCTACCACGACCAGTACGAGTTCTCGAAGTACCTGTCCGTCCCGCGCCCCCTGCGCGCCCTGGCCGGCGCCGTGGCCGAGAAGCTGCCGCCTTTCCATGGGCGCAGGTTCCTCATGCGCGGATCGGGAGGCCCCGAGAAGTCGTATCAGCGCACGTCGATGAACTACATGTGGGACGAGATCCCCAGCGTTTTGAAGGGCTATGCGGGTCCGTGCAAGCCGTGGGAGTGGGCGCGTCCCCACTTCGAGGAGGCGGCCAAGCAGAACACCGACATCATCACGCAGACCCAGTACGTCGACATGGTGAGTTACATGCCTTTCGACATCTGCCTCAAGGCCGACAAGATGTCCATGGCGCATTCCATCGAGCTGCGCGTCCCCTTCCTCGACAAGAAGGTGCTGGATGTGGCGCTTCAGCTGCCCACCGTATGTCGCGTGGACGATACGCACTCCAAGTACGCCCTGCGCGTGGCCGCCAGCAAGCTGGGATTCCAGAAGAAGGTCGCCAACATGCCCAAGCAGCCCTTCATCACGCCCCTGACGGTGTGGCTGCAAACCGACCTGTTCTACGATCGCATCAAAGAGGCCTTCACGGGTGAGGCGGCTCACGAGTTCTTCAACGTGGACTACCTGATGCGGATGCTGGACGACCATAAGAGCGCGAGCTTTTCCACCACCGAGGGCCGAGGCAAGCTGAAGATGATGCGTATCTGGAACATCTACTGCTTCTTGTGCTGGTACGAGGTGTTCTTCGGCGAGTCCTCGAAGAAGCTGGCTCCGAAAACCCAGGTTGCTTAA
- a CDS encoding DUF1846 domain-containing protein produces the protein MRQGFDNEKYIELQAAHIRERINQFGGKLYLEFGGKLFDDYHAARVLPGFEPDTKLRMLQALADEAEIVIAINANDIERNKIRGDLGITYDEDVLRLVDAFNDRGFFVGSIVITQYRNQPNADQFRERLNALGLRTYLHYPIAGYPYDIDHIVSDEGYGKNDFIETSRPLVVVTAPGPGSGKMATCLSQLFNEHRHGITAGYAKFETFPIWNIPLDHPVNIAYEAATVDLDDVNAIDPFHLEAYGQTTVNYNRDIEIFPVLKAMLDSIQGESPYQSPTDMGVNMAGKAIVDDEAVRAAANREIVRRYFKAAEAARRMGTEAVDAAKVKLLMKKAHIDTDLIPSRAAALTRAAETGRAAGAIELHDGRVITGKSSELLGAAASVLINAMKAQAGIADETWVISNRALEPICSLRENQLNQRTPQLHPLEMLIALSTSSIDSPDAEKAISHLKELRGCDAHFSFILHEEDEQLLRTLGINVCCEPQFEQGRYYHA, from the coding sequence ATGCGACAAGGATTCGACAACGAGAAGTACATCGAGCTGCAGGCGGCCCACATCAGGGAGCGCATCAACCAGTTCGGCGGAAAGCTCTACCTCGAATTCGGCGGCAAGCTGTTCGACGACTACCACGCCGCGCGCGTGCTCCCCGGCTTCGAACCCGACACCAAGCTGCGCATGCTCCAGGCTCTGGCCGACGAGGCCGAGATCGTCATCGCCATCAACGCGAACGACATCGAGCGCAACAAGATCAGGGGAGATCTGGGCATCACCTACGACGAGGACGTCCTGCGCCTGGTCGACGCCTTCAACGACCGCGGGTTCTTCGTGGGAAGCATCGTCATCACGCAGTACCGCAACCAGCCCAACGCAGACCAGTTCCGCGAGCGCCTGAACGCCCTGGGCCTGCGCACCTACCTGCACTATCCCATCGCCGGCTACCCTTACGACATCGACCACATCGTAAGCGACGAGGGCTACGGGAAAAACGACTTCATCGAGACCTCGCGGCCGCTGGTGGTCGTGACCGCGCCCGGGCCGGGTTCGGGCAAGATGGCCACCTGCCTGTCGCAGCTGTTCAACGAGCACCGGCACGGCATCACCGCCGGGTATGCGAAGTTCGAGACCTTCCCCATCTGGAACATCCCGCTGGATCATCCCGTCAACATCGCCTACGAGGCGGCTACGGTGGACCTCGACGACGTGAACGCCATCGACCCGTTCCACCTGGAGGCCTACGGGCAGACCACCGTCAACTACAACCGCGACATCGAGATCTTCCCCGTGCTGAAGGCCATGCTGGACAGCATTCAGGGTGAAAGCCCCTATCAGTCGCCCACCGACATGGGCGTCAACATGGCGGGCAAGGCCATCGTCGACGACGAGGCCGTGCGCGCGGCTGCGAACCGCGAGATCGTGCGCCGCTACTTCAAGGCCGCCGAGGCCGCGCGCCGCATGGGAACCGAAGCCGTCGACGCGGCCAAGGTCAAGCTTCTCATGAAGAAGGCCCATATCGACACCGATCTCATCCCGTCGCGCGCCGCCGCGCTGACCCGCGCCGCCGAAACCGGGCGCGCAGCCGGGGCGATCGAGCTGCACGACGGACGCGTGATCACCGGGAAGTCCTCGGAGCTTCTGGGGGCCGCCGCCTCGGTGCTCATCAACGCCATGAAGGCGCAGGCGGGCATCGCCGACGAAACGTGGGTGATCTCGAACCGCGCGCTCGAGCCCATCTGCAGCCTGCGCGAAAACCAGCTGAACCAGCGCACTCCCCAGCTTCATCCCCTCGAGATGCTGATCGCCCTTTCCACCAGCTCCATCGACTCCCCCGATGCCGAAAAGGCCATCTCGCACCTCAAGGAGCTGCGCGGATGCGATGCCCACTTCTCGTTCATCCTCCACGAGGAAGACGAGCAGCTCCTGCGGACGCTGGGCATCAACGTGTGCTGCGAACCCCAGTTCGAGCAGGGACGCTACTACCACGCCTAA
- the xerD gene encoding site-specific tyrosine recombinase XerD, producing the protein MAFESVRAEYLAYLRVERGASPLTVSAYESDLADYARFLDHRGVTELSSVSRSDIVGYETHLLEQGYAVTSIDRHLSVVKGFHRFLVREGRLESNPTSTVKLPKPPSRLPDVVSIDMIASMLDLMDGTDAISLRNRALLEVLYGCGLRVSEAVGLDIDRIDFDEGFVRIVGKGGKERVAPLSGCAAAALSDYLERARPQLAKPAAPSASAVFLNARGSRLSRQSAHKIVSDAGMLVGIGNLHPHTLRHSFATHMLEGGADLRVIQEILGHADISTTQIYTHVNRSHIREEYLAAHPRARA; encoded by the coding sequence ATGGCGTTCGAATCGGTTCGCGCAGAGTACCTCGCGTACCTGCGCGTCGAGCGCGGCGCGTCCCCCCTCACCGTCAGCGCGTACGAGTCCGATCTGGCGGACTATGCGCGGTTTCTGGATCATCGGGGCGTAACCGAGCTCTCATCGGTGAGCCGCAGCGACATCGTGGGATACGAAACGCATCTGCTCGAGCAGGGCTATGCGGTGACCAGCATCGATAGGCACCTTTCGGTGGTCAAGGGATTCCATCGGTTCCTGGTGCGCGAGGGTCGTCTCGAATCGAACCCCACCTCGACGGTGAAGCTTCCCAAACCGCCCTCGCGCCTACCCGACGTCGTGTCCATCGACATGATCGCGTCCATGCTCGACCTTATGGACGGGACCGACGCGATCTCTCTGCGCAACCGCGCCCTCCTCGAGGTGCTGTACGGGTGCGGGTTGCGCGTCAGCGAGGCGGTGGGCCTCGATATCGATCGGATCGATTTCGACGAGGGGTTCGTGCGGATCGTGGGCAAGGGCGGCAAGGAGCGGGTCGCTCCGCTGTCGGGATGCGCCGCTGCGGCGCTTTCGGACTACCTCGAGCGCGCGCGGCCTCAGCTGGCCAAGCCCGCGGCGCCGTCCGCATCGGCGGTGTTCCTGAACGCGCGTGGATCGCGTCTGTCCCGGCAGAGCGCCCACAAGATAGTCTCGGATGCGGGGATGCTGGTGGGCATCGGCAACCTCCATCCCCATACCCTGCGCCACTCGTTTGCCACCCATATGCTGGAAGGAGGCGCCGATCTGCGCGTCATCCAGGAGATCTTAGGCCACGCCGATATCTCCACCACCCAGATCTACACGCATGTGAACAGGTCGCATATCAGGGAAGAATACCTCGCCGCCCATCCGCGCGCCCGCGCATAA
- a CDS encoding CTP synthase, which produces MAKYIFVTGGVVSSLGKGITAASLGHLLKARGYKVTMQKMDPYLNVDPGTMSPFQHGEVFVTEDGHEGDLDLGHYERFIDENLSRESNFTQGSIYQTLIARERRGDFLGGTMQVIPHVTDAIKQRIRRAADQSGADFVISEIGGTIGDIESQPFIEAARQFKKELPAGDAVFVHVTLVPYIAAAHEVKTKPTQHSVKEMRSLGVQPDFIVCRSDHEVDAAVREKIALFCDVDADAVLGCEDSPSIYEVPFKLFEQGFDVKVCKRMGVQAPPIDLGPLSGFVQAARACEESCDIAVVGKYVSLPDAYLSVTEALRHAGVALGVNVNVCLVDGGELSDDNAAEILGGADGILVPGGFGQRAFEGKIAAARYARENGVPYFGICLGLQAAVCEFARNVAHLPGASSAEFEEDLAHPVVDLMPEQEDVEDKGGTMRLGSYPCKVAPDSKAFEAYGEEVVYERHRHRFEVNNAYRDQLVEAGLRISGVSPSGRLVEMVEIPDHPWYVASQAHPEFKSRPTRPHPLFTGFVKAACAKRG; this is translated from the coding sequence ATGGCAAAGTACATTTTCGTGACGGGCGGCGTGGTGTCGTCTCTGGGCAAGGGCATCACGGCGGCTTCCCTGGGCCACCTTCTCAAAGCGCGCGGGTACAAGGTGACCATGCAGAAGATGGATCCGTATCTCAACGTCGATCCCGGAACGATGTCGCCGTTCCAGCACGGCGAGGTGTTCGTCACCGAAGACGGTCACGAAGGCGATCTCGACCTGGGCCATTACGAGCGCTTCATCGACGAGAACCTTTCGCGCGAGTCGAACTTCACGCAGGGCTCGATTTACCAGACGCTGATCGCCCGAGAGCGGCGCGGCGACTTTCTAGGGGGGACCATGCAGGTCATTCCCCATGTGACCGATGCCATCAAGCAGCGTATCCGCCGTGCGGCCGATCAGTCCGGCGCCGATTTCGTGATCTCGGAGATCGGGGGCACGATCGGAGACATCGAAAGCCAGCCGTTCATCGAGGCCGCGCGCCAATTCAAAAAGGAGCTGCCCGCAGGTGACGCGGTGTTCGTCCACGTGACGCTCGTTCCCTACATCGCCGCTGCCCACGAGGTGAAGACCAAGCCCACCCAGCATTCGGTGAAGGAGATGCGCTCGCTGGGCGTGCAGCCCGACTTCATCGTGTGCCGCTCGGACCACGAGGTCGATGCGGCCGTGCGCGAGAAGATCGCGCTGTTCTGCGACGTCGATGCCGATGCGGTGCTGGGCTGCGAGGACTCCCCGTCGATCTACGAAGTGCCCTTCAAGCTGTTCGAGCAGGGATTCGACGTCAAGGTGTGCAAGCGGATGGGGGTCCAGGCCCCTCCGATCGACCTCGGACCGCTTTCCGGGTTCGTCCAGGCGGCTCGCGCGTGCGAGGAGTCGTGCGATATCGCGGTGGTGGGCAAGTACGTGAGCCTGCCCGACGCCTATCTGTCGGTTACCGAGGCGCTGCGCCATGCCGGGGTGGCGCTGGGAGTGAACGTGAACGTCTGCCTGGTCGACGGGGGAGAGCTGTCCGACGACAACGCAGCGGAGATTCTGGGCGGGGCCGACGGCATCCTGGTTCCGGGCGGTTTCGGCCAGCGCGCGTTCGAGGGCAAGATCGCCGCCGCCCGCTATGCGCGCGAGAACGGGGTGCCCTACTTCGGCATCTGCCTCGGCCTTCAGGCGGCTGTGTGCGAATTCGCCCGCAACGTCGCCCATCTGCCGGGCGCTTCTTCGGCCGAGTTCGAGGAGGATCTCGCGCATCCCGTGGTCGATCTTATGCCCGAACAGGAAGACGTCGAGGACAAGGGCGGCACGATGCGCCTCGGATCGTACCCGTGCAAGGTCGCCCCGGATAGCAAGGCGTTCGAGGCGTACGGGGAAGAGGTGGTCTACGAGCGGCATCGCCACCGTTTCGAGGTGAACAACGCCTACCGCGACCAGCTGGTCGAGGCCGGCCTGCGCATCTCGGGCGTGTCGCCCAGCGGGCGGTTGGTGGAGATGGTGGAAATCCCCGATCATCCGTGGTACGTTGCCAGCCAGGCGCACCCGGAGTTCAAAAGCCGTCCGACGCGCCCGCATCCGCTGTTCACCGGTTTCGTGAAGGCGGCCTGCGCGAAACGCGGCTAG
- the rsmH gene encoding 16S rRNA (cytosine(1402)-N(4))-methyltransferase RsmH, whose product MTNEYRHTPVMLAECLEYLKLEPQHTFVDATLGGAGHSFEAAQRLGSGGTLIGIDQDEVALAAARLKLESIPSDRRPRLELLRGNFGNMDELLVSAEVPGIDAVLFDLGVSSVQIDTPSRGFSFKEDGPLDMRMDPGKQTLTAEEIVNTYNASDLTRIIRAYSDERWASRIADFIVKRRESAPITTSGELVEVVKAAIPASARRAGGHPAKRTFQALRIEVNSELTVLKSGLDAAVRWLNPGGRIVVISYHSLEDRIVKETFNSLARRCTCPPDLPVCVCGKQPILEIVTRKPVLPSAGEVERNARARSAKVRVATKL is encoded by the coding sequence ATGACAAACGAATATCGGCATACCCCGGTCATGCTCGCCGAGTGCCTCGAATATCTGAAACTCGAACCGCAGCACACGTTCGTGGACGCAACGCTCGGCGGAGCAGGCCATTCCTTCGAAGCTGCCCAGCGCTTGGGCTCGGGCGGAACGCTCATCGGCATCGATCAGGACGAGGTCGCCCTCGCGGCGGCCCGCTTGAAACTCGAATCGATACCGAGCGATCGTCGTCCCCGCCTCGAGCTTTTGCGCGGCAACTTCGGAAACATGGATGAATTACTCGTTTCAGCCGAGGTCCCGGGAATCGACGCGGTCTTGTTCGACCTCGGGGTTTCCTCGGTGCAGATCGATACACCGTCTCGCGGCTTCTCCTTTAAGGAAGATGGCCCCCTTGATATGCGGATGGATCCGGGCAAACAAACCCTAACCGCAGAAGAGATCGTCAACACCTACAACGCATCTGATCTCACTCGGATCATCCGTGCCTACTCGGACGAGCGGTGGGCGAGCCGCATCGCGGACTTCATCGTGAAGCGCCGCGAGAGCGCGCCCATCACCACGAGCGGAGAGCTGGTCGAGGTTGTGAAAGCAGCCATACCGGCCTCGGCTCGCCGCGCGGGAGGGCATCCCGCGAAACGAACGTTCCAGGCTCTTCGGATCGAAGTCAACTCGGAGCTCACCGTGCTGAAGTCCGGTTTGGACGCAGCGGTGCGCTGGCTGAATCCCGGAGGGCGGATCGTCGTGATCTCGTATCACTCGCTGGAAGACCGCATCGTCAAAGAAACGTTCAATTCCCTTGCGAGGCGCTGCACGTGCCCTCCGGACCTTCCGGTGTGCGTGTGCGGCAAGCAGCCGATACTCGAAATCGTCACCCGCAAGCCCGTTCTCCCCTCGGCGGGGGAGGTCGAGCGCAACGCACGGGCGCGCAGCGCCAAAGTGCGCGTGGCAACCAAACTCTAA
- a CDS encoding division/cell wall cluster transcriptional repressor MraZ — protein sequence MAEEVGNVVDLNGEYRFKADSKGRVSLPAKFRKVLSNDLVVTKSLDDQCIYAFEVPAFNGWVAQLFEDRFGGYSASNREHSRLRTALKARAFDVQVDSAGRIMIPADQRATAGIDKDVVIVGNTGYFEIWDAQRYDAMNSEIDLGVLFSS from the coding sequence ATGGCGGAAGAGGTGGGAAACGTCGTCGATCTGAACGGCGAATATCGCTTCAAAGCCGATTCCAAGGGCCGCGTGTCTTTGCCCGCTAAGTTCCGCAAGGTGCTGTCGAACGATCTCGTGGTAACCAAAAGCCTCGATGACCAGTGCATCTACGCTTTCGAGGTTCCCGCCTTCAACGGCTGGGTCGCCCAGTTGTTCGAGGATCGGTTCGGCGGTTACTCCGCTTCCAATCGGGAGCACAGCCGCCTGAGGACCGCCCTTAAGGCTCGGGCCTTCGACGTTCAGGTCGACAGCGCCGGCCGCATCATGATCCCCGCGGATCAGCGTGCGACGGCGGGTATCGACAAGGACGTGGTCATCGTCGGCAACACCGGCTACTTCGAGATCTGGGACGCCCAGCGCTACGACGCCATGAATTCCGAGATCGACCTCGGCGTTCTGTTCAGCTCGTAG